One stretch of Kluyveromyces marxianus DMKU3-1042 DNA, complete genome, chromosome 8 DNA includes these proteins:
- the MUP3 gene encoding Mup3p, with the protein MEETNLGEGTKKTHYVTEIASESLEDLEENVTSVVLNNEVPQGRHLGLFSTVNLFVSRIIGGGIYAVPSSVFINCGGNIPLFLSVWIIAAIIAFIGMSIFLELGAALPRSGGRKNFLEVMFNRPWMMTTVMLCSFSILTCFAISPAIILGKYILYALGYDAHFVNEESYASNYIAIISVIVIVLMHGLSLNHGILIQNFLGIIKFVIILIMCGTGTYVILFYENGNIGTGVSSVNTLNYFGFESTVSTASIATAFIQCFYCFAGWDTVHNVTSEIKNPTRTLKLAGPLSLLIALICYLLLNIAYVKVLSYDEIQTAGPLIGSVLFTKLLGESIGGKFIIISIILSAGSNLFVTIYGVSRMNQEVFREGLFPFSTALARNWPFTAPLPSLVVCGFVSCFWLSIIPNTGPAFDYVVSFEGYGNQIILLFVAIGLLFRKKCLQSHDSTVVAPKIGIVIFVIFSFYLSIAPFIGKQAENSLTSLPPYPISALLLFLLSFLYWLFTFKVFPFVFGYTLKKKVVIQEDGLEVFQWSKKKYI; encoded by the coding sequence ATGGAAGAGACTAATTTAGGTGAAGGCACTAAGAAAACCCATTATGTCACAGAAATCGCCAGTGAATCGTTAGAAGATCTAGAGGAAAACGTCACGTCGGTAGTCTTGAATAATGAAGTACCTCAAGGAAGACATCTTGGATTATTTTCAACGGTCAACCTCTTTGTCTCTAGAATTATAGGAGGTGGGATTTACGCTGTTCCGAGCAGTGTATTTATCAACTGCGGTGGGAATATCCCTTTGTTCTTATCAGTATGGATCATCGCTGCAATAATAGCGTTCATTGGAATGTCAATATTTTTGGAGCTAGGTGCTGCACTGCCTAGAAGTGGAGGGCGCAAGAACTTTCTCGAAGTCATGTTTAATAGGCCTTGGATGATGACTACTGTTATGCTCTGCAGCTTCTCCATCTTGACATGTTTTGCCATCTCTCCAGCCATAATTCTCGGGAAATACATTTTATACGCTCTGGGATATGATGCACACTTCGTCAATGAAGAGTCATATGCTTCGAACTATATCGCAATAATATCTGTGATCGTCATAGTTTTAATGCACGGACTCTCCCTCAATCATGGGATTCTTATTCAAAATTTCCTAGGAATAATAAAGTTTGTGATCATATTGATAATGTGTGGCACAGGGACTTAcgttattttattttatgaAAATGGGAATATTGGAACCGGTGTTTCCTCCGTTAATACTTTGAATTACTTTGGCTTTGAATCTACAGTTTCTACAGCATCGATAGCTACTGCTTTTATTCAGTGCTTTTATTGTTTTGCCGGGTGGGACACTGTACATAATGTTACATcggaaatcaaaaatcCAACTCGAACTTTGAAGTTGGCTGGCCCgctttctcttttgattGCTCTAATTTGCTACCTCTTATTAAATATAGCATACGTGAAAGTTTTAAGTTACGACGAAATCCAAACTGCAGGCCCGTTGATCGGTTCTGTATTATTTACTAAACTTTTAGGAGAAAGCATCGGAGGGAAGTTTATTATAATTTCTATCATACTTTCGGCAGGATCGAACTTATTCGTTACAATATATGGTGTTTCAAGAATGAATCAAGAAGTATTCAGAGAAGGATTATTCCCCTTCTCTACTGCACTAGCTAGGAACTGGCCATTTACTGCCCCGTTACCATCATTAGTTGTTTGTGGGTTTGTTAGTTGTTTCTGGCTAAGCATTATTCCAAATACTGGACCAGCGTTTGATTATGTTGTTAGTTTCGAAGGATATGGAAATCagattatattattatttgtgGCTATCGGATTGCTATTTAGAAAGAAGTGCTTGCAATCACATGACAGTACAGTAGTTGCACCAAAAATCGGAATAGTTATTTTTGTTATCTTTTCGTTTTACTTAAGCATAGCACCATTCATCGGTAAGCAAGCTGAAAATTCATTGACTAGTTTACCACCATACCCAATAtctgctcttcttcttttccttctttcctttctttaCTGGCTTTTTACTTTCAAGGTGTTTCCATTTGTGTTTGGCTACActctaaagaaaaaagtggTAATTCAAGAGGATGGTTTAGAAGTCTTCCAATGgtcaaagaaaaaatacatCTAA
- the COF1 gene encoding cofilin: MYSPAFFGADESLNAFNDLKLGKKYKFILYGLNDNKTEIVVKETSADQDYDAFLEKLPENDCLYAIYDFEYDLGNNEGKRSKIVFFTWSPDNAPVRSKMVYASSKDALRRALNGVSSDIQGTDFSEVAYESVLEKVSRGAGSH; encoded by the exons ATGTATAGTCCAGCCTTCTTTGGTG CAGATGAATCTTTGAACGCATTCAACGACTTGAAGTTGGGCAAGAAGTACAAGTTTATCTTGTACGGATTGAACGACAACAAGACAGAAATCGTTGTTAAAGAAACCTCTGCAGACCAAGATTACGACGCGTTCTTGGAAAAGTTGCCTGAAAATGATTGTCTATACGCTATTTACGATTTTGAATATGACTTGGGAAACAACGAGGGTAAGAGATCAAAGATTGTCTTCTTTACTTGGTCTCCAGATAATGCACCAGTTAGAAGCAAGATGGTCTACGCTTCTTCCAAGGATGCTTTGAGAAGGGCTCTAAACGGTGTCTCTTCCGATATCCAAGGTACTGACTTCTCTGAAGTTGCCTATGAATCCGTTTTGGAAAAAGTTAGCAGAGGTGCTGGCTCTCACTAA
- the EFM1 gene encoding protein-lysine N-methyltransferase: protein MVTKSSLGAFLEHARVNKCEVSDEIEFRLDPVIGIGAFCKKPVQKVDVPLIRVPIDFTIKKKEAEEYFAIDKFQSSNPNALTQLYLLALKRDRTSKWTPYLDILPTFNEIHSPLLWKDQELNLIRGTDLYTKTKRKLVLLLDEWFNLLKELNLCTESVTKFYESQDRNNISVEESYSIDSFGAYVWASLIFSSRAFPSILYDTTAPLNEAFLLPVVDLLNHKPNADVKWKEEAGFITFSSSESLKAEDELFNNYGDKSNEELLLSYGFSYEGNSHDCTSISLKIDGISIEKARSCGIRLNHDNIVGDTIRFDIPRNDPLPRELVLFFGFISKLNSEKDITVRAVLEGLGQLRAIFAQKVAIFKEKLKMLPNAIQNATIKKNTSIYLNSQRKLYQSSEEEVNKRIKAIIKTYKPISFKSMYKSDTAFANSLLLSMGVSSFEELARKNVMHHALLLWIVKAHNSSFYKGEKPPEFVKAMFEEVKSSIKIDKEDVLEYMSFYKTFFPALSKSIPEIYNVGSWSISDFVIAGVVIDRLVWLRETSNEYLIFKKTKFEM from the coding sequence ATGGTAACGAAATCATCCCTTGGCGCTTTTCTTGAGCATGCAAGAGTCAATAAGTGTGAAGTAAGTGATGAAATAGAGTTTCGACTTGATCCTGTAATAGGTATCGGAGCTTTTTGTAAGAAACCTGTTCAGAAGGTTGACGTACCGCTTATCAGAGTTCCTATTGATTTTactatcaagaagaaggaagccGAAGAGTATTTTGCTATCGATAAATTCCAATCATCTAATCCCAATGCTCTTACACAGCTATACTTGCTTGCCCTAAAACGAGACAGAACTAGCAAATGGACACCATACTTGGATATATTACCAACATTTAATGAGATTCACAGTCCATTACTATGGAAAGATCAAGAGCTAAATCTTATCCGTGGTACTGATCTTTAtaccaaaacaaagagaaaacttGTGTTACTGCTAGATGAGTGGTTCAATCTTTTAAAAGAACTTAATTTGTGTACAGAATCAGTAACCAAGTTCTACGAAAGCCAAGATCGCAATAATATATCGGTTGAAGAGTCATATTCAATTGATTCTTTCGGCGCTTATGTATGGGCgtctttgatcttttcttcaagagcGTTTCCTTCCATATTATACGATACCACAGCACCGTTAAATGAGGCTTTCTTACTCCCAGTGGTAGACCTTTTAAATCATAAACCAAACGCAGACGTGAAATGGAAGGAAGAGGCCGGTTTCATTACTTTCAGCTCTTCCGAATCCTTGAAGGCTGAGGATGAACTATTCAATAATTATGGAGATAAATCAAATGAGGAACTTCTATTATCTTACGGATTTTCTTATGAAGGAAATTCTCATGATTGTACTTCTatatcattgaaaatagaTGGAATCTCAATTGAAAAGGCACGGTCATGTGGTATTCGATTAAATCATGATAATATTGTTGGTGATACAATTAGATTTGATATACCTCGGAATGATCCTTTACCACGAGAGTTGGTTctcttttttggttttataTCTAAACTTAACTCTGAAAAAGATATTACAGTACGTGCAGTACTTGAAGGTTTGGGCCAATTAAGGGCAATATTTGCTCAAAAGGTGGCTATTTTTAAAGAGAAGTTAAAAATGTTACCCAATGCTATTCAGAACGCTAcgatcaagaaaaatactTCCATTTATTTAAACTCACAACGAAAATTATATCAATCATCTGAGGAGGAAGTTAACAAGAGAATTAAGGCGATCATCAAGACTTACAAACCAATTTCCTTCAAATCAATGTACAAAAGTGACACCGCTTTTGCCAATAGTTTGTTACTATCTATGGGCGTATCATCATTCGAAGAATTGGCTCGTAAAAACGTTATGCATCACGCTCTCTTGTTGTGGATTGTTAAAGCCCACAATTCGAGTTTTTATAAAGGCGAGAAGCCGCCTGAATTTGTGAAGGCAATGTTCGAGGAAGTGAAAAGCAGTATAAAGATAGACAAGGAGGACGTTCTAGAATACATGAGTTTTTACAAGACATTCTTTCCTGCACTTTCAAAAAGCATTCCAGAAATTTACAATGTAGGAAGCTGGAGCATTTCAGATTTTGTAATAGCTGGCGTAGTAATAGACCGTCTAGTCTGGCTAAGGGAAACAAGCAACGAGTACTTGATattcaagaaaacaaagtttgAAATGTGA
- the isp4 gene encoding sexual differentiation process protein isp4, whose protein sequence is MERIKAVLSSDAPVTEKKVMDVYPEDNISFIGSSEDHSQEDEKKTAIKAVISPIRSDDFLTNQLSKEIVEDEYAGIVVEDDSPYPEVRASVPSTDDPTIPQNTVRAWVIGMVMATIGSALNMLFSLHSPSIVLSSFVTTILAWPVGKAWERWIPNAPLFGRFGGPPLNPGPFNLKEHTLIQIMANVSFGGGSAYATDIFLAMNNYFGKDFGWGFEIVAILATQCIGFSLAGLVRNVLVNPPSMIWPSNLVTSTFLTNLHVNENHIANGWRISRLKFFLIVFIAGFCYYWLPGFLFQALSYFAWVTWIKPNNVVVNQVFGASTGLGLIPLTFDWNQIAGYVGSPLVPPIGTIFSILLSMIFIFWVAVPAVHYSNVWYGKYLPISDSSSYDRFQQTYNVSRIVKPDLSFDKEAYKQYSPLYLSATFAISYGMSFASNAATIVHAALFHGKQIKNAFKILDKEDEDVHNRLMKEYKEIPWWWYMAVFLVFFALAIVTVRAWDTQMPIWALVFALIIAFVFLIPIGIIYAITNMSVGLNVITEFIIGYILPGRPIAMMFFKTFGYITNSQAVTYASDMKMGHYMKLAPRLVFSAQFIATLWSCIVQVCVLKWAQGNISNICTPHQKSHFTCPGARVFFNAAIIWGVIGPQRMFSSGQMYNKVLYFFLIGALTPALTWLILKKWPNSFVKYLNWPVFFSGTGLIPPATPYNYGAYCMVGITFGYFIKKKWFHWWTKYNYSLSAGLDIGLAWSSLMIFFCLQLTNKSAPKWWGNDVINTVEYEGVAIQKILPEGESFGRKHW, encoded by the coding sequence ATGGAACGTATCAAAGCAGTGTTATCTTCTGACGCTCCAGTCACGGAGAAGAAGGTAATGGATGTATACCCTGAAGACAACATTAGTTTTATTGGAAGTTCTGAAGACCACTCtcaagaagatgagaaGAAAACAGCTATCAAGGCTGTCATCTCTCCAATTAGATCCGATGATTTCCTTACCAACCAACTTTCTAAGGAAATCGTCGAAGATGAATACGCTGGTATCGTTGTGGAAGATGACTCTCCTTACCCTGAAGTCAGAGCTTCTGTTCCTTCTACTGATGATCCAACAATTCCTCAAAATACTGTCAGAGCATGGGTGATTGGTATGGTAATGGCTACCATTGGTTCTGCCTTGAATATGCTTTTCTCTTTGCATTCTCCTTCAATTGTTTTGAGTTCATTTGTTACCACTATCCTAGCTTGGCCAGTTGGTAAGGCTTGGGAAAGATGGATTCCAAATGCCCCATTATTTGGACGCTTCGGTGGTCCTCCATTAAACCCTGGTCCATTCAATTTGAAAGAACACACTTTGATTCAAATCATGGCTAATGTTTCCTTCGGTGGTGGTTCAGCTTACGCAACCGATATCTTCTTGGCCATGAATAATTATTTCGGTAAGGATTTTGGCTGGGGCTTTGAAATAGTTGCAATTCTCGCTACTCAATGTAttggtttttctttggctGGTTTGGTCAGAAATGTTTTAGTCAACCCTCCTTCCATGATCTGGCCTTCCAATTTGGTTACAAGTACTTTCTTGACCAACCTTCATGTTAATGAAAATCATATTGCCAACGGATGGAGGATTTCCAGATTAaagtttttcttgatcGTTTTCATCGCTGGTTTCTGCTACTACTGGCTACCAGGGTTTTTATTCCAAGCCCTTTCATACTTCGCATGGGTCACTTGGATCAAGCCAAATAATGTTGTGGTTAACCAGGTCTTTGGTGCATCTACAGGTCTAGGTTTGATCCCTCTCACATTTGACTGGAACCAAATCGCAGGTTATGTTGGTTCTCCTTTAGTTCCACCAATTGGAACTATTTTCTCTATTTTGTTATCTATgatcttcatcttttggGTGGCTGTTCCTGCCGTTCATTACTCTAACGTTTGGTATGGTAAGTACCTTCCAATTTCCGATTCAAGTTCGTACGACAGATTCCAACAAACATATAATGTTTCCAGAATTGTCAAGCCTGACTTGTCGTTCGATAAGGAAGCTTACAAGCAATACTCTCCATTGTACTTATCAGCAACTTTTGCAATTTCTTACGGTATGTCATTCGCTAGTAATGCTGCCACTATTGTTCATGCAGCACTATTTCACGGTAAGCAAATCAAGAACGCTTTCAAGATTCTTGACAaagaggatgaagatgttCACAATAGACTAATGAAGGAATACAAGGAAATTCCATGGTGGTGGTACATGGCTGTTTTCCTTGTGTTCTTTGCTTTAGCAATTGTGACAGTCAGAGCATGGGATACACAAATGCCTATCTGGGCCTTAGTCTTTGCATTGATTATCgcttttgtctttttgaTTCCAATTGGTATCATTTATGCTATCACTAACATGTCTGTTGGTTTAAATGTTATTACTGAATTTATCATTGGTTATATTTTACCAGGTAGACCAATTGCTATGATGTTCTTCAAGACTTTTGGTTACATCACTAATAGTCAAGCTGTCACTTACGCCAGTGACATGAAGATGGGTCATTACATGAAGCTTGCCCCTCGTTTGGTGTTCAGTGCACAATTCATTGCTACTTTGTGGAGTTGTATTGTTCAAGTGTGTGTTTTGAAATGGGCTCAAGGTAATATTTCTAATATTTGTACTCCACACCAAAAGTCACATTTCACTTGTCCCGGTGCTCGTGTGTTCTTTAATGCTGCTATCATTTGGGGTGTTATCGGCCCTCAAAGAATGTTCAGTTCTGGCCAAATGTATAACAAGGTcttgtacttcttcttgattgGTGCTTTGACCCCAGCTCTAACCTGGTTGATTCTAAAGAAATGGCCAAATTCCTTTGTTAAGTACCTAAACTGGCCTGTGTTCTTCTCAGGAACAGGTTTAATTCCACCAGCTACTCCATACAACTACGGTGCTTACTGTATGGTCGGTATCACATTTGGATActtcatcaagaagaaatggtTCCATTGGTGGACTAAGTACAATTACTCATTATCCGCTGGGTTGGATATTGGTTTAGCTTGGTCCTCCTTGatgattttcttctgtttgcAATTAACAAATAAGTCTGCTCCAAAATGGTGGGGGAATGATGTTATAAACACAGTTGAATACGAAGGTGTAGCCATTCAAAAAATTCTCCCAGAGGGAGAAAGTTTCGGTAGGAAGCATTGGTAG
- the ARR3 gene encoding arsenic resistance protein: protein MSSSFTRRCDEPSMESRDQEPSQSNDWRLLDTAKKLSYKDLMLPVTIILCMIISVLISVYVPSSRHVFDAKKDFNLVNVSIPLAIGMIVMMIPPICKVPWESIHVFISKNSVWKHIAISLVLNWVIGPLLMTGLAWLVLFKHEEYREGIIMIGIARCIAMVLIWNQIAGGDNDLCVVLVICNSLLQMFLYAPLQLLYCYVISAGNFQGSYNRVFEEVAKSVGVFLGIPLLCGIATRMLFVCIIGKDKYERNVLKYVAPWSTIGLHYTICVLFISRGYQLVHELGSAFLCFVPLILYFIIAWTLTFVLLRCLTKQSTEDNQECDCDQEKLLLPNSWGKKTCTSNFPITMTHCFTTASNNFELSLAVAISLYGNDSKQAIAATFGPLLEVPILMMLALLSKYLHAKFMWESEGISSGLRYSSNDS, encoded by the coding sequence atgtcttcttcattcaCTCGTCGTTGTGACGAACCTTCAATGGAATCTCGAGATCAGGAACCCTCCCAATCAAATGATTGGAGACTTTTAGATActgcaaaaaaattgtCATATAAAGACCTAATGCTACCTGTTACTATTATACTCTGCATGATTATCTCGGTATTAATATCTGTTTATGTGCCTTCTTCTCGGCATGTATTTGATGCTAAAAAAGATTTTAATTTGGTAAATGTCTCTATCCCATTAGCGATTGGAATGATCGTTATGATGATACCCCCTATATGTAAAGTACCGTGGGAGTCAATACATGTGTTCATATCGAAGAATAGCGTGTGGAAGCACATTGCGATATCCCTTGTACTCAACTGGGTGATCGGACCTTTGTTAATGACGGGGTTGGCATGGTTGGTGTTATTTAAGCACGAGGAATATCGTGAAGGTATTATAATGATAGGAATTGCCAGGTGCATTGCAATGGTattgatttggaatcaaatTGCGGGCGGAGATAATGATCTCTGTGTCGTATTGGTAATCTGCAATTCATTACTACAGATGTTTTTGTATGCACCTTTACAATTATTATATTGCTACGTTATTTCCGCTGGAAATTTCCAAGGATCCTATAATAGAGTGTTCGAAGAAGTAGCAAAATCTGTTGGGGTATTTCTCGGTATCCCATTACTTTGCGGTATTGCTACTCGCATGCTTTTCGTATGTATTATCGGGAAGGACAAATATGAGAGAAATGTTTTAAAGTATGTTGCACCGTGGTCTACGATAGGCTTGCACTATACGATTTGTGTCCTCTTCATAAGTCGTGGTTACCAATTAGTTCACGAGCTTGGATCTGCATTTTTGTGCTTCGTACCTCTTATCctatattttataattGCTTGGACCTTGACATTTGTATTGTTACGGTGCCTTACAAAGCAATCAACAGAAGATAATCAAGAATGCGATTGTGACCAAGAAAAACTATTGCTTCCTAATAGTTGGGGCAAAAAGACATGCACGTCGAACTTTCCTATTACAATGACACATTGTTTTACAACAGCGTCTAACAATTTTGAATTGTCTTTAGCAGTTGCTATATCGTTATATGGAAATGACAGTAAGCAGGCCATTGCTGCAACTTTTGGTCCGTTGTTGGAAGTTCCTATTCTAATGATGTTGGCATTGCTATCCAAATATTTACATGCAAAATTTATGTGGGAATCAGAAGGAATTAGCTCAGGGCTTCGTTATTCATCGAATGATAGCTGA
- a CDS encoding flocculation protein FLO9 yields the protein MWFALFQVLLLMGIPLVDCQSFNTDLNTVLGCDPKTNSLSKGFSVSYYHYPLIPSGSAGCYVGDSQTFLTDEYLHGGYATYGDGLIGSSTGVTDLTFQFRFPGGCLRPILGSLPSNYNNPPQFSMSNFSMLITGYFFAPKTGLYDFVITNGDDVIDINMGDGKAFACCQLENTITKPAPFDISVVWRTTSGSGSFNLVGGYYYPLRIFYMNRYQDAAIKMYFKDPDGVVHNNFDGYVFTIPDGEKCPAPVATTTLPWTFQSTATGTAIGTTTAVDGEAITEDFIVVRLPHIETATAINTPWTGT from the coding sequence ATGTGGTTTGCGCTTTTTcaggtattattattaatgGGAATACCATTAGTTGACTGTCAATCTTTCAACACTGACTTGAATACCGTTTTAGGTTGTGATCCTAAAACCAATTCATTATCCAAAGGTTTTTCTGTATCTTACTACCATTATCCCCTGATACCAAGTGGTTCAGCTGGGTGCTATGTGGGTGATAGTCAAACTTTTTTAACAGATGAATATTTACATGGCGGTTATGCAACATATGGGGATGGTTTAATCGGTAGCAGTACGGGCGTGACTGACTTAACATTTCAGTTTCGTTTCCCAGGCGGCTGTTTGAGACCTATATTAGGAAGTTTGCCATCTAATTACAATAATCCGCCCCAATTTTCCATGTCCAATTTTTCTATGTTGATTACGGGGTACTTCTTCGCTCCAAAAACTGGTTTATATGATTTTGTTATAACCAATGGGGACGATGTCATTGATATAAATATGGGTGATGGTAAGGCATTTGCGTGTTGCCAACTTGAAAACACTATAACCAAACCTGCTCCCTTTGACATTTCCGTCGTTTGGCGTACAACGTCCGGTAGTGGCTCTTTTAATCTAGTAGGAGGTTACTATTACCCATTAAGGATATTCTATATGAACCGCTACCAGGATGCTGCTATAAAAATGTATTTTAAGGATCCAGATGGTGTTGTGCACAACAATTTCGACGGATACGTGTTTACAATCCCTGATGGAGAAAAGTGCCCTGCTCCAGTTGCTACTACGACGTTACCATGGACATTTCAATCAACGGCCACTGGAACCGCTATTGGAACCACTACTGCTGTAGATGGTGAGGCCATAACTGAAGATTTTATCGTGGTCAGACTTCCACATATTGAAACTGCTACTGCAATTAATACACCATGGACTGGTACTTAA